One part of the Nostoc sp. PCC 7120 = FACHB-418 genome encodes these proteins:
- a CDS encoding serine/threonine-protein kinase, with the protein MSRGGFCQTYFAVDECQSPPVPYVVQKLHDNEQLLDSFQQKAQYIEQLSQNSQLPTLLAYFRDQDNYYFVQEFIAGASLAQVVQEEGAFHETQVWQLLTNLLPILKLMSDRQLIHGDIKPENIIRQLTPDSTNLVLVDFGHVQIVSRTDQITDVQGVGSPEYAAPEQITGQAVFASDLYSLGVTCIHLLTLVSPFDLFDIANDCWVWQQYLTTKISDRLTKILNKLIQKSVHQRFQSADEVMQVMGIEGKILHYPPPPSPWQCLHTLTGYSTNSLAISPDGNKLASGGDDKIIRLWELNTQKLLACFSGHSQAVTSVSFSPQGEILATASDDKTIKLWHLPTSSEVFTLNGHTNPVKSVSFSPNGQILASGSWDKQVKLWDVTTGKEIYALKAHQLQVSAVAFSPQGEILASASFDRTIRLWQITQNHPRYTLIKTLSGHTRAVLAIAFSPDGKILATGSDDNTIKLWDINTGQLIATLLGHSWSVVAVTFTADNKTLISASWDKTIKLWKVSTTEEIVTLASHLDSVCAVAVNPVTQVIASSSRDKTIKLWQLVIQQN; encoded by the coding sequence ATGAGTCGAGGGGGATTTTGCCAAACCTATTTTGCGGTGGATGAATGTCAATCTCCGCCAGTCCCGTATGTTGTGCAAAAATTACATGATAATGAGCAATTATTAGATTCTTTTCAGCAAAAAGCTCAATATATTGAGCAATTAAGCCAAAATTCACAGCTACCAACTTTATTAGCTTATTTTCGGGATCAAGATAACTATTATTTTGTGCAGGAATTTATTGCGGGTGCTAGTTTAGCGCAGGTGGTTCAAGAAGAAGGCGCTTTCCATGAAACTCAAGTCTGGCAACTTTTAACTAATTTATTGCCAATCCTGAAATTGATGAGCGATCGCCAATTGATCCACGGTGATATTAAACCAGAAAACATTATCCGACAATTGACACCGGATTCTACAAATTTGGTATTGGTGGATTTTGGTCATGTGCAGATTGTCTCCAGGACTGACCAAATAACTGATGTACAGGGTGTTGGTAGTCCTGAGTATGCTGCACCAGAACAAATCACAGGTCAAGCAGTATTCGCCAGCGACCTTTATAGCTTGGGGGTGACCTGCATCCACTTACTTACCCTGGTGTCGCCCTTTGATTTATTCGATATTGCTAACGATTGTTGGGTGTGGCAACAATACCTGACAACTAAGATAAGCGATCGCCTAACCAAAATACTCAACAAACTTATCCAAAAATCAGTTCATCAACGCTTTCAATCAGCAGATGAAGTGATGCAGGTAATGGGTATAGAAGGCAAAATACTACATTACCCACCCCCACCGTCCCCGTGGCAATGCCTACATACTCTCACAGGATATAGTACTAACTCCCTAGCCATTAGCCCTGACGGGAATAAACTGGCTAGTGGTGGTGATGACAAAATCATCAGATTGTGGGAATTAAATACGCAAAAATTACTCGCCTGTTTCTCAGGACATTCTCAGGCTGTCACCTCAGTAAGTTTTAGTCCCCAGGGCGAAATTTTAGCCACGGCTAGCGACGATAAAACTATCAAATTGTGGCATCTGCCAACATCTAGTGAAGTTTTCACCTTAAATGGACATACAAACCCTGTCAAATCTGTAAGTTTTAGCCCTAATGGGCAAATTCTCGCTAGTGGGAGTTGGGACAAGCAAGTCAAACTGTGGGATGTCACCACTGGTAAAGAAATTTATGCCCTCAAAGCACACCAATTACAAGTGAGTGCAGTAGCATTTAGTCCCCAGGGAGAGATTCTAGCCAGCGCCAGTTTTGACAGAACAATTCGCCTATGGCAGATAACACAAAACCACCCAAGATATACCTTAATCAAAACACTTTCAGGACATACAAGGGCGGTTTTGGCGATCGCATTTAGCCCAGATGGCAAAATTTTGGCAACAGGCAGCGATGACAATACTATAAAATTGTGGGATATCAACACTGGTCAGCTAATTGCCACTCTTTTAGGCCATTCCTGGTCTGTAGTTGCAGTGACTTTCACCGCCGATAACAAAACACTGATTAGTGCCAGTTGGGATAAAACCATTAAGTTGTGGAAGGTAAGCACAACAGAGGAAATTGTGACTCTTGCCAGTCATTTAGACTCAGTGTGTGCTGTTGCTGTTAACCCTGTTACCCAAGTGATTGCTAGTAGCAGCAGGGACAAGACCATCAAATTGTGGCAACTTGTAATACAGCAAAATTGA
- a CDS encoding sensor domain-containing protein, producing the protein MVFTRGKVYKNHLNLQKSKGFSTPIKDSISECEAANSGFTPEFQSYENSILDLQEIINLLAEINPFPVAIIGLESHQILFKNKLIDNPVFQQLIPDFLADSDLWTQLNSKLAKGDFISNLVLEIKSSDKTPFLAIISGKLVNYEHKRAAFLVFTDVNTVTGTSEEQQKDTLGKLELSHLIAHTSDSRRLPTIEHSPWTAPSNLMEQVLATISNGIVLTDANQPDNPIIYVNQAFETMTGYSAGEVIGQNCRFLQTNETDQPGLWELRSALREKKECHVIIKNFRKDGTEFWNELYIAPVFDSCEQLTHFIGVQNDITQHLQVLETLQQQKEQYRRIVETASEGIWLLNQNNETTFVNQQMATMLGYTIEEMLGASLFSFMDAEGLDMAQDLLSQRRQGIQEKHKFKFRCKDGSDLWAIISCTPLFDEQRNYTGALGMLTNISDVYDELRLRKQAEASLQESKERLDGILNSLEAVIWSIAADTFEMLYLNSAVVQVYGRSVCEFYDNPKLWFDLIHPEDQQRVSQSIKPLLANGSHELEYRILRQDGQVRWLYNHSHVIYDAVGQPIRIEGVATDITERKNMEEKLVYHAFYDDLTGLPNRVLFMDRLAQTIDQAKESPNDLFAVLFLDLDRFKVVNDSLSHLVGDQLLVSFAQRLQSCLQPEDTLARLGGDEFTILLSHIQSIDDATRIAEKIHQALKLPFNLSGYEVFTTVSIGIALSTNDYVQAADLLRDADTALYCAKEQGKAWHIVFDSTMYDRAVALLQLETDLRWAIARQELYVVYQPIVSVATGKITGFEALVRWQHPERGLISPVEFIPVAEETGLIIQIGQFVLRESCQQLKQWHLEFPEFQHLSINVNLSGKQFSQPYLVEEIEQLLQEFDLDPSSIKLEITESAIMASPGQAATILQQLKTLGIQLCIDDFGTGYSSLAYLHCFPIDILKIDRSFTKRIDSDSEQLAIIRAIVTLASNLEMSVVAEGVETVNQLVQLQLLKCDQAQGYLFSKPLSSDKVSLLLAAKIEF; encoded by the coding sequence ATGGTTTTTACGCGTGGCAAAGTGTACAAAAATCATCTGAATCTTCAGAAAAGCAAAGGCTTTTCAACGCCAATAAAAGATTCTATCAGTGAATGCGAGGCTGCAAATTCAGGCTTTACACCAGAATTTCAGTCTTATGAAAACTCCATATTAGACTTGCAAGAAATAATTAATTTATTAGCTGAAATCAACCCATTTCCCGTAGCAATTATTGGTTTAGAAAGCCATCAAATTTTATTTAAAAACAAGCTGATTGATAACCCGGTATTTCAGCAACTAATCCCCGATTTTTTGGCTGATTCAGATTTATGGACTCAGTTAAATAGCAAGTTAGCAAAGGGCGATTTTATCAGTAACTTGGTGCTAGAAATTAAAAGCAGCGATAAAACACCTTTTTTAGCAATAATTTCTGGCAAACTGGTTAATTATGAGCATAAACGAGCAGCATTCTTAGTATTTACAGATGTAAATACCGTCACGGGAACTAGTGAGGAACAACAAAAAGATACATTAGGAAAACTAGAACTTAGCCATTTGATTGCTCATACGAGTGATAGCCGGCGATTACCTACGATAGAACATAGTCCCTGGACTGCTCCCTCAAATTTGATGGAACAGGTGTTAGCTACTATTAGTAATGGGATTGTGTTGACAGATGCCAATCAACCAGATAATCCAATTATCTATGTAAATCAAGCTTTTGAAACCATGACTGGCTACTCTGCCGGTGAAGTTATTGGGCAAAACTGCCGATTTTTACAAACTAATGAAACAGATCAGCCTGGTCTTTGGGAGTTACGTTCTGCTCTTCGAGAAAAGAAAGAATGCCATGTCATCATCAAAAATTTCCGTAAAGATGGCACTGAATTTTGGAATGAACTCTACATTGCACCTGTGTTTGATAGTTGTGAGCAGTTAACTCATTTTATTGGCGTTCAAAACGATATAACTCAACACCTACAGGTATTAGAGACATTACAACAGCAAAAAGAACAGTATCGTCGCATTGTAGAAACGGCCAGTGAGGGAATTTGGCTACTCAATCAAAATAACGAAACTACCTTCGTCAATCAACAGATGGCGACTATGTTGGGTTACACAATTGAAGAAATGCTGGGTGCAAGCTTGTTTTCCTTTATGGATGCTGAAGGCTTGGATATGGCTCAAGACTTATTATCACAACGTCGGCAAGGCATTCAGGAGAAACACAAATTTAAATTCCGTTGCAAAGATGGCTCAGACTTATGGGCAATTATTTCCTGTACGCCGTTATTCGATGAGCAAAGAAACTATACTGGCGCGTTGGGAATGTTGACTAATATTAGCGATGTCTACGACGAGCTGCGCTTACGCAAACAAGCAGAAGCTTCATTGCAAGAAAGCAAGGAACGTTTAGACGGAATTTTAAATTCCCTGGAAGCTGTAATTTGGTCAATTGCAGCAGATACGTTTGAGATGCTTTATCTCAATTCTGCTGTAGTTCAAGTTTACGGTCGTTCTGTTTGTGAATTTTACGATAACCCAAAGCTGTGGTTTGATCTGATTCACCCAGAAGACCAGCAAAGGGTGAGTCAATCAATCAAACCATTACTGGCGAATGGTAGCCACGAACTAGAATACAGAATCCTCCGGCAAGATGGACAGGTGCGCTGGCTTTATAACCATAGTCATGTGATTTATGACGCTGTTGGTCAGCCAATTCGGATTGAAGGTGTTGCCACAGATATTACTGAGCGGAAAAACATGGAAGAGAAGCTAGTCTACCATGCTTTTTACGATGACCTGACTGGGCTGCCCAACCGAGTTTTGTTTATGGATCGGTTAGCGCAAACCATCGATCAGGCGAAAGAATCCCCAAATGATTTATTTGCTGTATTATTTTTGGATCTTGACCGTTTTAAAGTTGTGAATGATAGTTTGAGCCACTTAGTGGGTGATCAGCTACTAGTGAGTTTTGCTCAACGCTTACAAAGTTGCTTACAGCCAGAAGATACTCTGGCTCGTTTGGGTGGGGATGAGTTCACAATTTTACTATCTCACATTCAATCTATCGATGATGCAACCCGTATCGCTGAGAAAATTCATCAGGCACTCAAGTTACCATTTAACTTGAGCGGATATGAAGTATTTACAACTGTCAGTATTGGCATTGCTTTAAGCACAAATGATTATGTCCAAGCCGCAGATTTGTTACGAGACGCTGATACTGCGCTTTATTGCGCCAAGGAGCAAGGTAAAGCTTGGCACATAGTATTTGATTCTACTATGTATGACCGAGCAGTAGCTCTGTTGCAGTTAGAAACTGATTTACGTTGGGCGATCGCTAGGCAAGAGTTGTATGTTGTTTACCAACCCATTGTCTCAGTAGCCACAGGTAAAATTACCGGATTTGAAGCACTAGTTCGCTGGCAACACCCAGAAAGAGGACTAATCTCACCAGTCGAGTTTATTCCTGTAGCCGAAGAAACTGGATTGATTATTCAGATTGGTCAGTTTGTTTTGCGGGAATCTTGCCAACAATTAAAACAATGGCATTTAGAGTTTCCTGAGTTCCAACATTTGAGTATAAACGTCAATCTTTCCGGTAAACAGTTTTCCCAACCATATTTAGTTGAGGAGATTGAGCAACTATTACAAGAATTTGACCTAGACCCTAGCAGCATCAAGCTAGAAATTACAGAAAGCGCTATTATGGCTAGTCCTGGACAAGCTGCTACCATTCTTCAACAATTAAAAACTCTAGGGATTCAGTTGTGTATTGATGACTTTGGTACAGGTTATTCATCTTTAGCTTATTTACATTGTTTTCCCATTGATATTTTAAAGATTGACCGTTCTTTTACGAAGCGAATTGATAGCGATAGTGAGCAATTGGCAATTATCCGTGCTATTGTCACACTTGCTAGTAATTTGGAAATGAGTGTAGTGGCTGAAGGTGTAGAAACAGTAAACCAGTTGGTACAACTACAGTTATTAAAGTGTGACCAAGCCCAAGGATATTTGTTCTCCAAGCCCTTAAGTAGTGACAAAGTTAGCTTGTTATTGGCTGCAAAGATAGAATTTTAG
- a CDS encoding AraC family transcriptional regulator, translating into MSEEKILSVDFTQEDAYTEILPRSPLVSSYHAQWQGLRLDVHQQPGHETPEHSPQQHVLTVSLDQQIVRLERILDGRLQYENIAKGDVAIIPAQTHHISRWQSETKFLVLSVEPAFFTRMVIEAGDLQKIEIKPRFAAPDPLVQQIGLALQTELESEHKGSSIYIESLTTTLCIHLLKHYCVTGGTILDDHHHKGLSHWKLRQAISYIHENLDQDLTLVDISTAVGMSMYYFSRQFKQSTGFAPHQYVMNCRIERAKKLLGSTNKTIEQICTQVGFQSQSHFTNVFRKLMGITPRVYREQVKT; encoded by the coding sequence ATGTCGGAAGAGAAAATCTTAAGTGTTGATTTTACTCAAGAAGATGCCTATACAGAAATTCTACCGCGATCGCCCCTGGTTTCTAGTTATCATGCCCAATGGCAAGGTCTACGGTTAGATGTTCACCAACAGCCTGGCCATGAAACTCCAGAACACAGCCCACAGCAACACGTCCTCACTGTTAGCTTAGACCAGCAAATAGTCCGTTTAGAGCGCATACTTGATGGGCGTTTGCAGTATGAGAATATAGCTAAGGGCGATGTGGCAATCATTCCTGCCCAAACTCATCACATATCACGCTGGCAATCAGAAACAAAATTTTTAGTCCTCAGTGTAGAACCAGCTTTTTTTACACGTATGGTGATAGAAGCTGGAGATTTACAGAAAATTGAAATAAAACCTCGTTTTGCTGCACCAGATCCCTTAGTTCAACAAATTGGGCTAGCACTTCAAACAGAACTAGAATCTGAGCATAAAGGTAGCAGCATTTACATTGAGTCTCTAACAACCACGCTGTGTATTCACCTACTCAAACACTATTGCGTAACAGGTGGAACAATCCTTGACGACCATCATCATAAAGGACTTTCACACTGGAAACTCAGGCAAGCAATTTCCTACATTCATGAAAACCTTGACCAAGATTTGACTTTGGTCGATATTTCCACAGCAGTAGGAATGAGTATGTATTACTTTTCGCGCCAATTTAAGCAATCAACAGGTTTTGCACCACATCAGTATGTTATGAATTGCCGAATTGAACGCGCAAAAAAGTTACTGGGTAGCACTAACAAAACCATAGAGCAAATATGCACCCAAGTCGGCTTTCAAAGCCAAAGCCACTTCACAAATGTATTTCGTAAACTCATGGGTATTACACCCAGGGTATACAGGGAACAAGTCAAGACTTAA
- a CDS encoding thiol-disulfide oxidoreductase DCC family protein: protein MSYYVIYDGNCNLCVTLVKLLETLDQGKIFHYIPMQDEQAIAQWEITPQGCELGVILIDAKEPQRRWQGSDAAEEIGRLLPLGSIFVDAYRALPGVKWVGDRVYAQVRDNRYTLFGQRSCTYQSPYRTAQ, encoded by the coding sequence ATAAGTTACTACGTTATCTATGATGGCAATTGTAATCTCTGCGTTACTTTAGTAAAATTGCTAGAAACCTTAGACCAAGGCAAGATTTTCCATTATATCCCTATGCAGGATGAGCAGGCGATCGCTCAATGGGAAATTACGCCCCAAGGTTGTGAACTAGGAGTAATTTTAATTGATGCTAAGGAGCCGCAACGACGTTGGCAAGGAAGCGACGCAGCCGAAGAAATTGGTCGTTTATTGCCCCTTGGTAGTATTTTTGTCGATGCTTATCGAGCTTTACCGGGGGTGAAATGGGTAGGCGATCGCGTTTATGCCCAAGTCCGCGATAACCGTTATACTCTCTTTGGTCAGCGTTCTTGTACTTACCAGTCCCCTTATAGAACCGCTCAATAA
- the cobU gene encoding bifunctional adenosylcobinamide kinase/adenosylcobinamide-phosphate guanylyltransferase — MGQVILITGPARSGKSEWAEIWARESGKTVIYVATATSNPDDAEWQERIQQHQNRRPQDWITLEVPTTLSMTLADTKANSCVLVDSLGTWVANLLEQDEVSWASTVAEFLVTVQLVAADMVFVAEETGWGIVPAYPLGRKFRDRLGALVRQLGGMCDSVYLVTGGYALNLTALATRLPDSTDYE; from the coding sequence TTGGGACAAGTGATCTTAATTACGGGGCCGGCTAGGTCTGGAAAAAGTGAATGGGCAGAGATTTGGGCAAGAGAGTCAGGGAAGACGGTGATTTACGTGGCTACAGCAACCAGTAACCCGGATGATGCAGAATGGCAAGAACGTATTCAACAACATCAAAACCGCCGTCCTCAAGATTGGATAACCCTAGAAGTTCCAACTACATTATCTATGACTCTGGCAGATACCAAGGCTAACAGTTGTGTTTTGGTAGATTCTCTGGGAACTTGGGTAGCGAATCTTTTAGAACAAGATGAAGTTAGTTGGGCAAGCACTGTAGCAGAATTTTTGGTAACAGTACAGCTAGTTGCGGCTGATATGGTTTTTGTGGCGGAAGAAACTGGTTGGGGCATAGTGCCAGCATACCCTTTAGGAAGGAAATTCCGCGATCGCCTTGGTGCTTTAGTCCGCCAATTAGGTGGGATGTGCGATAGCGTTTACTTAGTCACTGGCGGTTATGCTCTCAATCTCACCGCTTTGGCAACACGATTACCAGACTCAACAGATTACGAATGA
- a CDS encoding glycosyltransferase has product MPDPQISAIICTHNRDTYLGAAIDSLLVQDFAGEFEVVVIDNGSSDRTREVVEQRSSDSRLKYVFEPTIGLSVARNTGAKFASAEILAYLDDDAVASTHWLQVLYAAYQNYPQLAIAGGKVTLLWPPDTQPPRWLSSGLAGNLGAYDLGDKVVYIQQPGLTPRGLNYSIRRTFLEEIGGFDPHLGRVGKNLLSNEELQMTELALTGGWQVAYLPEALVAHNVAPERLNRSWFLNRGWWQGISECYREQLSGKAGVGQLSRGGERLARGLYKAFRYFSNPAERFDNLVYAYGQIGYLNAVLQGLLFTANNKGSQ; this is encoded by the coding sequence ATGCCAGATCCGCAAATCTCTGCCATTATCTGTACACACAATCGAGATACCTATCTAGGTGCAGCGATTGATAGCTTGTTAGTGCAAGATTTTGCTGGTGAGTTTGAAGTTGTGGTCATAGACAACGGATCTAGCGATCGCACCCGTGAAGTAGTCGAGCAAAGATCCAGTGATTCTCGTTTAAAGTATGTCTTTGAACCCACCATTGGCTTATCTGTAGCCAGAAACACTGGTGCTAAATTTGCCAGCGCCGAAATTCTGGCTTACTTGGATGATGATGCAGTTGCTAGTACTCACTGGTTACAAGTATTGTACGCTGCTTATCAAAACTATCCTCAACTAGCGATCGCTGGTGGTAAAGTCACCCTCCTATGGCCTCCAGATACCCAGCCACCAAGGTGGTTATCTTCTGGGTTAGCAGGCAACTTGGGAGCCTATGACTTAGGGGACAAAGTGGTTTACATTCAGCAACCAGGCTTAACACCAAGGGGATTGAATTACTCTATCCGCCGTACCTTTCTCGAAGAAATTGGAGGTTTTGACCCTCATCTTGGTCGCGTCGGCAAAAACCTCCTATCCAATGAGGAACTACAAATGACAGAACTAGCGCTCACAGGGGGTTGGCAAGTTGCTTATCTTCCAGAAGCTTTGGTTGCTCACAACGTTGCGCCAGAACGCCTCAATCGCTCCTGGTTTTTAAATCGGGGTTGGTGGCAAGGAATTAGTGAGTGTTATCGAGAACAACTATCAGGGAAAGCCGGTGTTGGACAGTTATCAAGGGGTGGGGAACGGTTAGCGCGTGGCTTGTATAAAGCATTCCGATATTTTTCTAATCCAGCAGAACGTTTTGATAACTTGGTATATGCTTATGGTCAAATAGGTTACTTAAATGCTGTCCTTCAAGGTCTGCTGTTTACAGCTAATAATAAAGGTAGTCAATAG
- a CDS encoding glycosyltransferase family 2 protein, with translation MSSKVPVSVLIPAKNEQANLPACLDSLQRADEIFIVDSQSTDKSIEIAKNYGVNLVQFYFNGRWPKKKNWSLDNLPFRNEWVLIVDCDERIPNELWDEIAQVIKTEEYTGYYLNRRVFFLGKWIRYGGKYPDWNLRLFKHKLGRYENLHTEDVPNTGDNEVHEHVVMQGKVGYLKEDMLHEDFRDIYHWLERHNRYSNWEARVYYNLITGQDDSDTIGANLFGEAVQRKRFLKRVWVRLPFKPLLRFILFYVIRLGFLDGRAGYIYGRLLSQYEYQIGVKLYELRNCGGTLNTANTSNPIPPSLTQEIEKSTT, from the coding sequence ATGTCTTCTAAAGTTCCCGTTTCTGTACTCATTCCTGCCAAAAATGAACAGGCTAATCTGCCAGCCTGTCTTGATAGCCTACAAAGAGCAGATGAGATATTTATTGTAGATTCTCAAAGTACTGATAAGAGCATTGAAATTGCCAAAAACTACGGTGTAAATCTAGTACAGTTCTACTTTAATGGACGCTGGCCGAAAAAGAAAAATTGGTCTTTAGATAACTTGCCATTTCGCAACGAGTGGGTATTAATTGTAGACTGTGATGAACGTATTCCCAATGAATTGTGGGATGAAATTGCCCAAGTCATCAAAACAGAAGAATATACAGGTTACTATCTCAATCGTCGTGTATTTTTCTTAGGTAAGTGGATTCGCTACGGTGGCAAATATCCTGATTGGAATCTGCGGTTATTTAAGCATAAGTTAGGTCGCTACGAAAATCTGCATACCGAAGATGTACCAAATACTGGTGATAACGAAGTCCATGAACACGTTGTCATGCAGGGCAAAGTTGGTTATCTCAAAGAAGATATGCTTCATGAAGATTTCCGCGACATTTACCACTGGTTAGAAAGACACAATCGTTATTCCAATTGGGAAGCTCGCGTTTATTACAACCTGATTACAGGTCAAGATGATAGCGATACTATTGGAGCCAATTTATTTGGTGAAGCCGTACAACGCAAGCGCTTTCTCAAGAGAGTCTGGGTACGTCTGCCATTTAAGCCACTTTTAAGGTTTATTTTGTTCTACGTTATTCGCTTAGGTTTTTTAGATGGTCGAGCCGGATATATTTATGGCAGGCTGCTCAGTCAATATGAATATCAAATTGGCGTTAAACTCTACGAATTACGTAATTGTGGTGGTACATTAAATACTGCAAATACATCTAATCCTATCCCGCCATCTCTCACCCAAGAAATCGAGAAATCTACAACTTAG
- the hpsU gene encoding hormogonium polysaccharide biosynthesis acetyltransferase HpsU: MTNDKPFVDLRQYDQSWFDRGRSAWYILLWWLVQAIAFPLTPHFSSNIRCWILRLFGARIGKGVVVRPTARFTFPWKVTIGDYSWVGDDVVFYSLDEIHIGQHCVISQKSYLCTGSHDIQDPTFRLKVAGITIGNGAWVATDCFIAPGVQIGANAVIGARSSVFTSMPTGQVCWGSPCRPQHPRLKE, translated from the coding sequence ATGACTAACGACAAACCCTTTGTAGATTTACGCCAGTATGACCAATCTTGGTTTGATCGGGGGCGTTCAGCTTGGTATATTTTGTTATGGTGGTTGGTGCAGGCGATCGCATTTCCTCTGACTCCCCATTTTTCTAGTAACATCCGTTGTTGGATATTACGTCTGTTTGGTGCGCGGATTGGTAAAGGTGTGGTGGTTCGTCCAACTGCGCGTTTTACCTTTCCCTGGAAAGTCACCATCGGAGATTACAGTTGGGTTGGCGATGATGTAGTTTTCTACAGTCTAGATGAGATTCACATCGGTCAACACTGCGTAATTTCCCAGAAAAGTTACCTCTGTACAGGTAGCCATGATATCCAAGACCCGACATTCAGACTAAAGGTAGCAGGGATTACCATTGGTAACGGTGCTTGGGTCGCTACAGATTGTTTCATCGCGCCAGGGGTGCAAATAGGAGCTAACGCAGTGATTGGCGCTCGCAGCAGCGTTTTTACTAGTATGCCGACTGGGCAGGTTTGCTGGGGTAGCCCTTGCCGTCCCCAGCATCCCAGGTTGAAGGAGTGA
- a CDS encoding DUF928 domain-containing protein has protein sequence MSTLKPIQLLLALTIGYTSLLSANSWVLATTPVNPHNNNNISTAHKKTTFTQPPLPSSERRPGGRVRGGAKRGTCPSVEPQLTALVPFTQDAPTVTNVWGLTTKAHPTFLFYVPYAKDSAYPTEFVLQDQDTNIIYQKAIALPDKPGIISVSLPADAVGLAVDKQYRWFFTVECDQQKPAPPIYVEGVVQRVQLKPETTKQLETASPLQQVAIYAENGIWFEAANTLFQMLQKNPQDPAMQERWRKLLTSISLDDVVAKPMISRKLQ, from the coding sequence ATGTCTACTTTAAAACCGATCCAACTATTATTGGCCTTAACTATTGGCTACACAAGTTTATTAAGTGCAAATTCCTGGGTATTAGCAACAACACCTGTTAACCCACATAACAATAACAATATAAGTACTGCTCACAAAAAAACTACTTTTACTCAACCACCTCTACCTAGTTCAGAACGTCGTCCTGGTGGGCGTGTTCGTGGTGGTGCTAAACGGGGTACTTGCCCATCAGTTGAACCTCAACTCACAGCTTTAGTACCATTCACTCAAGATGCTCCCACAGTCACCAATGTTTGGGGATTGACAACAAAGGCACATCCGACATTCTTGTTTTATGTGCCGTATGCCAAAGATTCTGCCTATCCGACGGAATTTGTTTTGCAAGACCAGGATACAAATATTATTTACCAAAAAGCGATCGCCCTACCTGACAAGCCAGGAATTATTAGCGTTTCTCTGCCTGCGGATGCTGTCGGTTTAGCTGTAGATAAGCAATATCGCTGGTTTTTTACCGTAGAGTGCGACCAACAAAAGCCAGCACCCCCAATTTATGTTGAAGGAGTCGTTCAAAGAGTCCAGCTTAAACCCGAAACTACCAAGCAACTAGAAACAGCATCACCATTACAACAAGTAGCCATCTACGCGGAAAATGGTATTTGGTTCGAGGCGGCCAACACACTGTTTCAGATGCTGCAAAAAAATCCTCAAGACCCAGCAATGCAAGAACGTTGGCGGAAATTACTCACTAGTATTAGCTTGGATGACGTTGTAGCCAAACCAATGATTTCTCGTAAACTTCAGTAG